Proteins encoded within one genomic window of Felis catus isolate Fca126 chromosome C1, F.catus_Fca126_mat1.0, whole genome shotgun sequence:
- the LEPROT gene encoding leptin receptor gene-related protein isoform X1: MVLWIKLYPSKALVALSFSGAIGLTFLMLGCALEDYGVYWPLFVLIFHAISPIPHFIAKRATYDSDATSSACRELAYFFTTGIVVSAFGFPVILARVSVIKWGACGLVLAGNAVIFLTIQGFFLVFGRGDDFSWEQW; the protein is encoded by the exons ctcTTGTGGCATTATCCTTCAGTGGGGCTATTGGGCTGACTTTTCTTATGCTGGGATGTGCCTTAGAAGATTATGG CGTTTACTGGCCCTTGTTTGTCCTGATATTTCACGCcatctctcccatcccccatttCATTGCCAAAAGAGCAACGTATGACTCTGATGCCACAAGTAGTGCCTGTCGGGAGCTGGCATATTTTTTCACTACTGGAATTGTTGTTTCTGCCTTTGGATTTCCTGTTATTCTTGCCCGTGTGTCTGTg ATCAAATGGGGAGCCTGTGGCCTTGTGCTGGCAGGCAATGCAGTCATTTTCCTGACAATTCAAGGTTTTTTCCTTGTGTTTGGAAGAGGAGATGATTTTAGCTGGGAGCAGTGGTAG
- the LEPROT gene encoding leptin receptor gene-related protein isoform X3 — MWLALVALSFSGAIGLTFLMLGCALEDYGVYWPLFVLIFHAISPIPHFIAKRATYDSDATSSACRELAYFFTTGIVVSAFGFPVILARVSVIKWGACGLVLAGNAVIFLTIQGFFLVFGRGDDFSWEQW; from the exons ctcTTGTGGCATTATCCTTCAGTGGGGCTATTGGGCTGACTTTTCTTATGCTGGGATGTGCCTTAGAAGATTATGG CGTTTACTGGCCCTTGTTTGTCCTGATATTTCACGCcatctctcccatcccccatttCATTGCCAAAAGAGCAACGTATGACTCTGATGCCACAAGTAGTGCCTGTCGGGAGCTGGCATATTTTTTCACTACTGGAATTGTTGTTTCTGCCTTTGGATTTCCTGTTATTCTTGCCCGTGTGTCTGTg ATCAAATGGGGAGCCTGTGGCCTTGTGCTGGCAGGCAATGCAGTCATTTTCCTGACAATTCAAGGTTTTTTCCTTGTGTTTGGAAGAGGAGATGATTTTAGCTGGGAGCAGTGGTAG
- the LEPROT gene encoding leptin receptor gene-related protein isoform X2, giving the protein MAGVKALVALSFSGAIGLTFLMLGCALEDYGVYWPLFVLIFHAISPIPHFIAKRATYDSDATSSACRELAYFFTTGIVVSAFGFPVILARVSVIKWGACGLVLAGNAVIFLTIQGFFLVFGRGDDFSWEQW; this is encoded by the exons ctcTTGTGGCATTATCCTTCAGTGGGGCTATTGGGCTGACTTTTCTTATGCTGGGATGTGCCTTAGAAGATTATGG CGTTTACTGGCCCTTGTTTGTCCTGATATTTCACGCcatctctcccatcccccatttCATTGCCAAAAGAGCAACGTATGACTCTGATGCCACAAGTAGTGCCTGTCGGGAGCTGGCATATTTTTTCACTACTGGAATTGTTGTTTCTGCCTTTGGATTTCCTGTTATTCTTGCCCGTGTGTCTGTg ATCAAATGGGGAGCCTGTGGCCTTGTGCTGGCAGGCAATGCAGTCATTTTCCTGACAATTCAAGGTTTTTTCCTTGTGTTTGGAAGAGGAGATGATTTTAGCTGGGAGCAGTGGTAG